Within Paeniglutamicibacter psychrophenolicus, the genomic segment TCGAAGCCCCGAACTACCGTTCGCGCTAAGCACCCATCACGACAAGGCCCCGGCCACCGGCTCCCACCAAAGGGAAATCGGTGGCCGGGGCCTTTTGCATTTACCTCGACGGGGATCAACGGCTTCGTCCGGCACCTCGAGAAGGCGCCGGACGACCATGGAATGAGCCCGACGTTCCGCCGATTGGGCAACTGGACGCTCGGTAGGTAAGCTGATTTGGTTGGTCCTGCCACCCCCCTATGCGCAGGACCATTTTCGGAAGAATCTGGCACCCCCAAGTACCAGATCCTTCCAAGGGAGATACGCCGCAGACCCCAAGCTGCGGGTTCTCCGGGCAGGGGCTCGCTGACGTAGCGCGGGTTCCTGTCTTCCCTTTTTCCGATGGATCCCATGTGCAGTGCCGGGCAGATGGTTGGGTTTGGACCGCTTGATGCGTTGGTGCCGGACATCCGGGAACGATCGGACGGGACCCTGATTTGCAATACAAAGGCTCCAACACCCCGTAAAACGCTGCACCACTACGGCTGGCTAACCCGCACGTTGAAACAGGCATCTGCCGCAGGGGACTTCTGGAGGCAGCGCCGTTTCCCTAAGCCGGTTAGGCGCCTGGGGTCGACTCAGTCCAGTGGCTTGCAGCTGAGGCTGCCCACGTGCTTATGATCCAATTCGACGGCGATCTTCGTCGCAGTACCCGGCTTGCCGTCGAGCATCGGGGTGATGGAGAGCGTGAAATTGCCGAAACCGCTCATGCTCGGCCGCTTGAAGGTGAGGATCTGGCTGACGCTGTGACCTGGACCGGTGGGCACAACGTCGAGGGGGTTGATGTCCATGAAGCTTTCCGGTGTCGTGGATAACCGGTATCCGGTCGCGTCGACTGCTTCCCACATCACGGTTACCTGTGCATCCCAGCCTTCGTCCGCCCGGTTGCTGCAAGTGACTGTGTTGGCGTCCACCGTCCCCGCCGGAGCCCAGGTTCCGGCGGTGACGGCCACAGCGACGGTCCCGCTCTGGCTCCACAGGGCGTGCGCCCCGGCGGCACCAAGTCCGAGCACAACGACGAGCACGTAGGTGAACATTGCGGCGCGCAGGCCCGGAAGTTTGCGGCTCATGCTGCGGTCTCCTGTCGACGGTTGGTGCGCCGGGCGATCACGGCGCGGGTCATGCTGATTGCGCCGTAGCCGATCAAAGCGAGTGCCGCGAGCTTCGTGGCCAGGCCGCGGTCCTGGTTGCCAAACCAATTGGCGGCGTACCCGGCGAAGGGAACGGCATAGAGCAGCTTGCCGCGGACCTGGATCTCTGCGACAGGTGCGGGGTCGGCGACGTCGTTGTTGTCGCCCTTCGTGACCAGCAGGGAATCGCCCTCTTGGTCAACAGCGACGCTGGTGATCCGGTGGGTGATCACCTCGGGGCGCCCGGACTCGAGCTGGTACGTCACCACATCCCCGACGGCAAGCTCATCGAAGGCGGTGGGCTTGACCACCAAGAAGGTGCCGGGACCATAGTGCGGCTTCATTGAATTGGTGAGCACCGAGTAGGTCTGGGATCCGGTGGCCAACGGGCCAATGATCAGTACCACTGCGGCGAGGACAGAGAAAATCAGTGCCGTGAAGCTGGCGATGCGTCCCGTTGTGCGAAGGAACGCGCCTCCGGCGGTGGTTGTGGCGTGCATGGGCCGGGCCTTTCTCGTGCTCAGCGCGATTGCTGTTCGGCGGTGAGCACGACCGCGATGGATGCCCCGGTGCCACCAAATGTTGCGGGTGTGTTTTCCTTCAGGGCGGTGGCCAGACAGAGGGTTCCGCTGGCGTCCTTGGCCAGGTCCACGCTGCTGGCCTGCTGGAGCGGCGCGCATTTGCCGTTGTGTCCCACGGTGATGCTGCTCATCAAGTACGGAGCCAGTTCACCGGTGGCCGTTGCCACCGCCGTGACCCGGATGGTGAAGGTTCCGCCGGCGTCCGTCGCGTTGGTGACCACGATCGGCGTTACAGCGCTCTTTCCGGGTGCCAGATTTGCCGGTCCCTGCACGTTGAGGTTCCCGCCAATGGGCAACCGCTGCTCCTTGCCGCCGTCGACCGCGACTGCCACCTTGAAGTCAGCCGATTGAATGGTTGGGCTATTCGAGGTGGCCGTTGCGTTCCACATGGCCAAGGTCCCCTGGACGGTGAGCAGTGCCAAGACGATGGCGGCGCTGATCGTTGCGGTGGCTTTCAGCGCCGACATCGTCTTCACGGTCATGCTCCAGTGGTTTAGTTGGACGGCTGCTGGTTGCTGATGGACTGTTGGACAAGCCTGAAGGTGATCCCCGACAAATTCGTCGAGAGATTCGCACCGTCCAATTTTTCCGTCTCCTCCGGCAGGGTAACGGTCACCTTGGCGGTGAACTTCCCGTCAGTGGCAGGCGTCAAAGGTTCCGGGAATTCCTTGCCGTCCTTGAACAGTTCCGGTTTTTCGATTTCGAGGAAGCTGTCCACTGCTTTTTTCCCTCCACCGATTTTGGTGGCCACGCCGGCGACGTCGTCGACAGTGAGTTCGGCCTCCATGAGGTCTCCCTCCAAGGTCACCTCGACAGGCTGGGTCAAGGTGAGCTTGTCGCCCGGGACCACCTTGTACGTGCTGAGGACGACATCGGTTCCCGCGGCGTTTTCCCACGTGCCGGTCCCGGCCTTAAGAGTCATGTTTCCGGACGTGATCGTGCCGGCGTGCGCCGTGGCTTCGACGTTCCACACTGCGAGTGTGCTGCCTCCGCCAATCAGCAACGCAATGCCCAGCCCCGTGGCCAATGCGCCCTTAGTCATCTTATTCATTTTTACCTTTGTACTTCTTTTCTGTCGCCGGCCCCCATGACCGGCAGAAAATAACTATGCCGGACAATCCTCAAGATTGGCGCAAGATTTCACAAAAGGACTACTCAACGTCGAAGAAAATCGCCCGATGCCAAAGTTGAACCAACCTTGTGCAATAATTTCGCCCTCTCCCTACCGACCGGTAGTCATCCTGACTCACGGGCTCCAATGTTGCGGGACGCCATGGAAAGAAAACGTGTGTTCATCGCAGTCCTGTCGGATCTGGCCAAGGATGACGGACTCGAAGTCGCCGTCCGATTCATCTGCGACTTCGAGACCCATTCGCCGCCGGCGGATTCACACGGTGCACGGAGGCCACGATGAGGCCGCACCAATGGAATCGTTCCTGTCGTTGTGCGCGGGGCTTCGATGATCGGAGCCCCGCCTCCGTCCGACCGCACGGACCGGGACCGCGGCTTGCGGCTTGGCCCGAATGAGCCCGGTTGGGGCAACGCCCCCAGCTCCCGGCGTCGCCGGACGATCTTGGGGACCGAACCATGAAAACAATGTCCTCAAGCTGCGCCTGATGATCGTGATGCTGCCGGACGTGCCGCTCATGTTGCCGGCGCAGGGCCATATCAATACCCAAGGCCACATAGATACTCCGGCGAGCTCCACGCCACAACGGAGACTTCGCCCACTCCGTCACGAGTTGTCGCTAGCCAAATTCTTCCGGCCGACCCACCCCGCGGACTTGGCATGACGATTCAAGTTCCCGTAACTCGCGGAAGGGTTGGGCCTCTTTGGGTTTTCGCCGTGACAGGCGCCTCATGGGGGAGTCTTTGGCTCCATGCATTGGTGCGCCCCGAAGTAGCTGAACACTTCGCTGCCTTCGATCGGATTGCGTTCCCCGGGGACAAATGGGTGCCCGGGCACGACCTCGAGGGCGTTCGGGCGCAAGTGCAATGGGCGCTCGACCGCGGATGCAAGATACTCGACCGGGAAGGGCTCGCGGGCGGTATGGCCGTCTTGCCCGCCATGCTGTCGTTGAGGAACGCTCGAATCGTCGGGCAGGGAAGGAGGAAACGGTCAGCCGCTGGTATCTCCTTGGGGGGTGCCGGCGCTTGAACGTGTGGGTGTGTGCTCGCCGGCAAACGGATTCCGGGGAAGCCGGGAAGGCCGCGCCGATAGCGCAGAAGCGCACCCGTGCGTTCCGTTCCAAGCTTGTGCACCCCCCTCATGGGGGTCAGCTTTGACCAACTCGTTGCCATTAGAACCGGTTGGTCACCCATGGCTACAAGATGCTCCACGGTTTCAAGCCGGAGGCCACCACTGGATCCAACCCCCGAGTCGCGGGGGAGTGCCGTTGGCGAGTTGAAGCGAGTGTCATGGCCGGGAACCAACGATCACGACCCAGGGGGTTGACCGCTGGCCGTGGTGAGCAACCTCCGAAGCGAAGCTGTGGATGCCGGAAGAATGGCTGTGGTCTCTAGACCCCGTCGATAGACGTAGCGAGCCGAACCGGGCAAACTCGCGCATTTCTACTGCCGGGATATTCCGTGGCCGTGCTTTCGGAAGGGACTACGAAATCGAGGAACCGCTGTGCTGGATTGCGCCGGTCTCGCAAACGCGATCCGGGTCCGACCCGGATTCGGCGGCAGGACGAGACTCCAACTGCGGGTCAGTGTGCAGTCTGTGCAGGAAGAAGTGGATGCCGATGCCGAGGGCCACGCCCATGGTGTTGGCCACGATGTCCATCGGCGAGGCAAAGCGGTTCGGCAACAACAATGCCTGGCCCAGCTCAATGAGGCAAGACGCAGCGAAACCGGCAACCAGTGCGTGCGACCACTTCTTGGTCCATGCGGCCGCGAGGTATCCGAACGGGAGGAAAAGCAGGATGTTCGCGCCGAATTCAATCTTGTTGTAACCGATGAAGGAGGGCATGCCGTGTGCGTGGAGCCAACCGATGACATTGGCCAGGCTCCCGCTCACGGGTTGATCCACCGGGGTCGGCCAAAAGGCGATCATCGCCAGCGCCAGGAGGTAGGCGAGGGCAAGGAGCGCTGCGAAACGGAGATGCGACTTGGTCATGGGGCTCAGACGGATCGGGGTGTACGGAAAAGTGGTCGGCCGCATGGCCTGCGGCCCGCCACCCAAGGCAAGTCTACGGCAGGGCACCTGGGGTACCGGGCCGTGCGGACCCGCGGAATTCCCCGGATTCCGGTGGCCGCGCGCTAGCATTGCCACCATGGAACCCGCCGCGACCCAGAACCCGAACCCTGACGAAGCCGGCCTCGTGCGCCGGGCGGTCGAGCAGGACGCAG encodes:
- a CDS encoding SipW-dependent-type signal peptide-containing protein; translated protein: MSRKLPGLRAAMFTYVLVVVLGLGAAGAHALWSQSGTVAVAVTAGTWAPAGTVDANTVTCSNRADEGWDAQVTVMWEAVDATGYRLSTTPESFMDINPLDVVPTGPGHSVSQILTFKRPSMSGFGNFTLSITPMLDGKPGTATKIAVELDHKHVGSLSCKPLD
- a CDS encoding signal peptidase I, whose protein sequence is MHATTTAGGAFLRTTGRIASFTALIFSVLAAVVLIIGPLATGSQTYSVLTNSMKPHYGPGTFLVVKPTAFDELAVGDVVTYQLESGRPEVITHRITSVAVDQEGDSLLVTKGDNNDVADPAPVAEIQVRGKLLYAVPFAGYAANWFGNQDRGLATKLAALALIGYGAISMTRAVIARRTNRRQETAA
- a CDS encoding SipW-dependent-type signal peptide-containing protein — protein: MTVKTMSALKATATISAAIVLALLTVQGTLAMWNATATSNSPTIQSADFKVAVAVDGGKEQRLPIGGNLNVQGPANLAPGKSAVTPIVVTNATDAGGTFTIRVTAVATATGELAPYLMSSITVGHNGKCAPLQQASSVDLAKDASGTLCLATALKENTPATFGGTGASIAVVLTAEQQSR
- a CDS encoding alternate-type signal peptide domain-containing protein; amino-acid sequence: MTKGALATGLGIALLIGGGSTLAVWNVEATAHAGTITSGNMTLKAGTGTWENAAGTDVVLSTYKVVPGDKLTLTQPVEVTLEGDLMEAELTVDDVAGVATKIGGGKKAVDSFLEIEKPELFKDGKEFPEPLTPATDGKFTAKVTVTLPEETEKLDGANLSTNLSGITFRLVQQSISNQQPSN
- a CDS encoding VanZ family protein, yielding MTKSHLRFAALLALAYLLALAMIAFWPTPVDQPVSGSLANVIGWLHAHGMPSFIGYNKIEFGANILLFLPFGYLAAAWTKKWSHALVAGFAASCLIELGQALLLPNRFASPMDIVANTMGVALGIGIHFFLHRLHTDPQLESRPAAESGSDPDRVCETGAIQHSGSSIS